One Brassica napus cultivar Da-Ae chromosome C4, Da-Ae, whole genome shotgun sequence genomic region harbors:
- the LOC106398495 gene encoding cation/H(+) antiporter 20-like, with protein sequence MVVNVTNIKVASDGIWEGDNPLNCAFPLLIVQVILVLFSSRFLAFLLRPLRQPKVVAEILGGILLGPSALGRNKEFVELFFPKWSTPILESVASIGLLFFLFLVGLELDLTALGHTGKKAFAIALAGICLPFALGAAISLFLRTAVEKDHGSAGYWQFLLFIGVALSITAFPVLARILAELKLLTTSVGQTALAAAAFNDIAAWILLALAVALPGSHDHQKHVSPLISIWVLLSGVTFVIFMFFLIQPAMRWTIRYYDGTMHEACICLTLAGVLISGFITDLIGLHSIFGAFVFGLIIPKRGSFSDRLVERIEDFVSGLLLPLYFASSGLKTDVNKIRGADAWGILALVISTACAGKIIGTFLMAMMCTIPARESLTLGFLMNTKGLVELVVLNIGREKKVLNEEMFAILVVMALVTTFMTTPSVVAIYKPMNYGGLDSTASGGKGNLRILACVRSPRDVPCIIKLVESFGTSNGSVKLYVMHLMELIDRPSSISMVQRTRKNGVPFINKLCKERSRDEIEDAFSTYEQVRDEKQKIKIRHLKSVSALGTMHEDVCNVAEHKKVWMIVLPYMVTGWRVVKQRVIENANCSVAVLNHQEAGESSISSGEGPKRVGVVFIGGHNDRKALEIGSRMAQNPKIIVTLLRFSDNTMASPYCEKEIDEGAVEEFKKQCEGLVVEHEEIAVEGSLAKIAKAMGRKEYELVIIGNRQVLTSYYEMGRVEVSTLVIHGCSENDRAKTIVGDNV encoded by the exons ATGGTTGTAAATGTAACAAACATCAAAGTGGCGTCGGATGGAATATGGGAAGGAGACAATCCTCTCAACTGTGCCTTTCCTCTTTTAATAGTACAAGTCATACTTGTTCTCTTCAGCAGCCGCTTCCTTGCCTTCCTCCTCAGACCCCTACGTCAACCCAAAGTCGTGGCCGAGATCCTC GGAGGGATATTGTTGGGACCTTCAGCATTGGGTAGAAACAAAGAATTTGTTGAACTATTTTTTCCGAAATGGAGCACACCAATACTTGAGTCAGTGGCAAGTATCGGTCTccttttcttcctcttcctagTCGGTCTAGAGCTGGATCTCACAGCTCTAGGCCACACAGGAAAAAAAGCTTTTGCCATAGCCCTCGCTGGAATCTGTCTCCCATTTGCTTTAGGCGCGGCCATATCTCTATTCCTCCGTACAGCCGTGGAGAAGGATCATGGCTCGGCTGGGTACTGGCAGTTCCTTCTCTTTATTGGAGTTGCTCTTTCCATCACAGCTTTCCCAGTCCTTGCCCGTATCTTAGCCGAGCTCAAGCTCTTAACCACAAGCGTTGGCCAAACAGCGTTAGCGGCTGCAGCCTTCAACGACATAGCCGCATGGATCCTCCTTGCCCTAGCTGTGGCTCTCCCCGGTAGCCACGACCATCAAAAACATGTCTCCCCATTGATATCCATATGGGTCCTCCTCTCGGGTGTCACCTTTGTAATCTTCATGTTTTTTCTGATCCAACCTGCCATGAGATGGACCATCAGGTACTATGACGGGACCATGCACGAGGCTTGCATATGCCTAACTCTAGCAGGAGTCCTGATCTCTGGTTTCATCACTGACCTAATAGGACTACACTCCATTTTCGGAGCGTTTGTCTTTGGTCTAATCATACCAAAAAGGGGGTCATTCAGCGACCGACTCGTTGAGCGGATAGAGGACTTTGTCTCCGGGCTACTGCTTCCGCTCTACTTTGCATCTAGTGGACTGAAGACGGATGTGAATAAGATCAGAGGTGCAGATGCGTGGGGGATACTGGCCTTGGTCATATCCACTGCTTGTGCAGGCAAGATCATAGGTACCTTCCTCATGGCGATGATGTGCACCATACCGGCGCGTGAATCCCTCACTTTAGGTTTTTTGATGAACACTAAAGGGCTAGTTGAGCTAGTTGTTCTCAACATCGGCAGGGAGAAGAAG GTACTAAACGAGGAGATGTTCGCAATTCTAGTAGTGATGGCTCTCGTCACAACCTTCATGACGACTCCCTCAGTCGTGGCTATATACAAACCAATGAACTATGGCGGTTTGGACAGTACTGCATCTGGTGGCAAGGGGAATTTACGCATACTAGCCTGCGTACGTAGCCCCCGAGACGTCCCTTGTATAATCAAACTCGTCGAGTCTTTTGGTACGTCCAACGGATCAGTCAAATTATATGTGATGCACTTGATGGAACTTATTGACCGTCCATCCTCCATCTCAATGGTCCAACGAACGAGGAAAAACGGTGTGCCGTTCATAAACAAGTTGTGTAAAGAGAGGTCACGTGACGAGATAGAAGATGCGTTCAGTACTTACGAACAGGTTAGAGACGAGAAGCAGAAGATAAAGATACGCCACTTGAAAAGTGTGTCGGCGTTGGGGACTATGCACGAGGACGTATGCAACGTTGCGGAACATAAGAAGGTGTGGATGATCGTATTACCGTATATGGTAACGGGATGGAGAGTGGTTAAGCAGAGAGTGATAGAAAATGCTAACTGCTCGGTCGCGGTTCTAAACCATCAAGAGGCTGGAGAAAGCAGTATTAGTAGCGGCGAGGGGCCAAAAAGGGTAGGAGTTGTGTTTATTGGTGGACACAACGATAGAAAAGCACTTGAGATTGGAAGCAGAATGGCCCAAAACCCCAAGATCATTGTAACACTCTTGCGATTCTCGGATAACACCATGGCTTCTCCATATTGTGAAAAG GAGATTGATGAGGGAGCTGTGGAAGAGTTTAAGAAACAATGTGAAGGTTTAGTGGTCGAGCATGAAGAGATAGCAGTTGAGGGAAGTCTAGCAAAGATTGCGAAGGCAATGGGAAGGAAGGAGTACGAGCTTGTAATAATTGGAAATCGACAAGTTTTAACAAGTTACTATGAGATGGGACGAGTCGAGGTTTCAACACTTGTCATTCATGGATGCAGTGAAAATGACAGAGCTAAAACTATTGTGGGAGATAATGTCTGA